A stretch of Halomonas elongata DSM 2581 DNA encodes these proteins:
- the pcaG gene encoding protocatechuate 3,4-dioxygenase subunit alpha → MRQPNSQPCSELMLRETASQTAGPYVHIGLALDVAGLPERDEEIWSRMAKPEAEGEHIEVIGTVIDGNGDPVRDALLEAWQADASGQYQPAFDLQKAFNSFGRTATTAEGNSEWSLTTIKPGPVARGDGKVMAPHINLAVFARGINIHLQTRLYFEDEVEANAACPVLGAIESPTRRQTLIAKREEVDGKVRYRFDIRLQGEGETVFFDF, encoded by the coding sequence ATGCGACAGCCGAATTCCCAGCCTTGCAGCGAGCTGATGCTGCGCGAGACCGCGTCCCAGACTGCCGGGCCCTATGTGCACATCGGCCTGGCCCTGGACGTGGCTGGCCTGCCCGAGCGCGATGAGGAAATCTGGAGCCGGATGGCCAAGCCCGAGGCCGAGGGTGAGCATATCGAAGTGATCGGCACCGTGATCGACGGAAATGGCGATCCGGTGCGCGATGCCCTGCTGGAGGCCTGGCAGGCCGATGCCAGCGGGCAGTATCAGCCGGCGTTCGACCTGCAGAAAGCGTTCAACAGCTTCGGCCGGACCGCCACCACTGCCGAGGGCAACAGCGAGTGGTCGCTGACCACCATCAAGCCCGGTCCCGTGGCCCGCGGCGACGGCAAGGTGATGGCTCCGCACATCAACCTGGCGGTCTTCGCCCGAGGCATCAACATTCACTTGCAGACCCGTCTCTATTTCGAGGACGAGGTCGAGGCCAATGCCGCCTGTCCCGTGCTGGGTGCCATCGAGTCGCCGACACGTCGCCAGACCCTGATCGCCAAGCGCGAGGAAGTCGACGGCAAGGTGCGTTATCGCTTCGATATCCGCCTGCAGGGCGAAGGCGAGACGGTGTTCTTCGATTTCTAG
- the pcaH gene encoding protocatechuate 3,4-dioxygenase subunit beta, which produces MQDDNKRFVERDRDWHPPAYAPGYKTSVARSPSQALVSLQTSSVSELTGPDFRQLRMGPHDNDLLMNFREDPALAGAAGLPVGERIILFGRVVDQFGKPVPHTLVEMWQANAGGRYRHKKDGYLAPLDPNFGGVGRCLTDEQGWYRFRTIKPGPYPWGNGINTWRPAHIHVSVMGPSISTRLITQMYFEGDPLIPLCPIVQTLKDPEAVETMIGRLDMARSRPMDCLAYRFDLVVRGELQTYFENQ; this is translated from the coding sequence ATGCAAGACGATAACAAACGCTTCGTGGAGCGCGACCGTGACTGGCATCCACCGGCCTATGCCCCCGGCTACAAGACCTCCGTGGCTCGTTCGCCGAGCCAGGCGCTGGTCAGCCTGCAGACGTCCAGCGTCTCCGAACTGACCGGGCCGGATTTTCGCCAGCTGCGCATGGGGCCCCATGATAACGACCTGCTGATGAACTTCCGCGAGGACCCCGCCCTGGCAGGAGCGGCGGGCCTGCCGGTGGGCGAGCGCATCATCCTGTTCGGCCGGGTGGTCGATCAGTTCGGCAAGCCGGTCCCGCATACCCTGGTGGAGATGTGGCAGGCCAATGCCGGCGGTCGCTATCGCCACAAGAAGGATGGCTACCTGGCACCGCTGGACCCCAATTTCGGTGGCGTGGGGCGTTGCCTCACCGACGAGCAGGGCTGGTATCGTTTTCGCACCATCAAGCCCGGCCCCTATCCGTGGGGCAACGGCATCAATACCTGGCGCCCGGCGCACATCCACGTGTCGGTGATGGGCCCATCGATTTCCACCCGTCTGATCACCCAGATGTATTTCGAAGGTGACCCGCTGATTCCGCTCTGCCCGATCGTGCAGACCCTCAAGGACCCCGAGGCCGTCGAGACCATGATCGGCCGTCTCGACATGGCGCGCAGCCGTCCCATGGACTGCCTGGCGTATCGGTTCGACCTGGTGGTACGGGGCGAGCTTCAAACCTACTTCGAGAATCAGTGA
- the pcaQ gene encoding pca operon transcription factor PcaQ: protein MLSPRIKLRHLQAFLEVAKHRSFARAAESLAITQPGVSKTIRELEDILGTELFARGAQGVALSQSGLTFLRHAGPAIRTLEEGISAVGDAHQGARWLRVGALSTVESRLLPMSIRRWQASQSADRVGVNVVTGRSAFLLSQLRLGELDLVVGRMTEAREIRDLTFEHLYYEPLVLVVRAGHPLAGIEPLAPSRLIEFPWVIPPPQTTLRQQVDSFCVRHSLDLPVQLLETLSLPISHRYTQDGDAIWVAPREAVIDDLEAGRVVELALRLEQQGGSVGLCTNASMEPSLALEGFCEVLREVAAESITTRL, encoded by the coding sequence GTGTTGAGCCCGCGTATCAAGCTGCGCCATCTCCAGGCTTTTCTCGAGGTCGCCAAGCATCGCAGTTTCGCGCGTGCCGCCGAGAGCCTGGCGATCACCCAGCCCGGGGTGTCCAAGACCATCCGCGAACTCGAGGACATCCTGGGAACCGAGCTCTTCGCGCGTGGTGCCCAGGGCGTGGCGTTGAGCCAGTCGGGACTGACGTTCTTGCGTCATGCCGGGCCGGCGATCCGAACGCTGGAAGAAGGCATCAGCGCGGTCGGCGATGCCCATCAGGGCGCGCGCTGGTTGCGCGTGGGGGCGCTGTCCACCGTGGAGAGCCGGTTGCTGCCCATGTCGATTCGGCGTTGGCAGGCCTCCCAATCGGCGGATCGGGTCGGCGTCAATGTGGTGACCGGCCGCAGTGCCTTCCTGCTTTCTCAACTGCGCCTCGGTGAACTCGATCTGGTGGTGGGGCGCATGACCGAGGCGCGCGAGATCCGCGACCTGACCTTCGAGCATCTCTACTACGAGCCGTTGGTGCTGGTGGTGCGTGCCGGCCATCCCCTGGCCGGTATCGAGCCGCTGGCACCCAGTCGGCTGATCGAATTCCCCTGGGTGATTCCGCCGCCGCAGACCACGCTGCGCCAGCAGGTCGACAGCTTCTGCGTGCGCCACTCGCTGGACTTGCCCGTTCAACTGCTGGAAACCCTGTCGCTGCCGATCAGTCACCGTTACACGCAGGATGGCGACGCTATCTGGGTGGCCCCGAGAGAAGCGGTGATCGACGATCTCGAGGCCGGCCGTGTCGTCGAGCTGGCGCTGCGGCTGGAACAGCAGGGCGGTTCGGTGGGGTTATGCACCAACGCCAGCATGGAGCCCTCGCTGGCGCTGGAAGGATTCTGCGAGGTACTGCGCGAGGTGGCTGCCGAGTCCATAACCACTAGGTTATGA
- a CDS encoding alpha/beta fold hydrolase, with translation MAFINVNGRNVAYRLLGAEANPLVILAHPLGMTQAVWDDVLPALLPRYRVLTWDLPGHGASEAWPADGGDITPAALAADALALVERAGDTRFHFVGTSIGGVIGKQLLSEHADRLLSAVLTNTGAVIGNAELWNTRAGRVRDEGLAALSGEIVPRWFAADLIKRDPALAEGWRTIMGRGDAESYARLCEMLGRTDFRGKLKAACSQPGGVDVHLLGGSEDMATPPETLQALAAECGGAPLEIIENLGHVPSVEFSEALAKRLLLWMAPDRSRVGEQGVAYAEGLETRKQVLGEAHVARSTENATSLDAPFQQMITRLAWGELWGNGDLTRAERSMITTGILAALGREELELHLKTAKRIGLSEAQLRQVLMHVAVYGGVPAANHAFALAKQLGWGETRE, from the coding sequence ATGGCTTTTATCAACGTCAACGGACGCAACGTTGCCTATCGTCTGCTGGGCGCCGAGGCCAATCCGCTGGTGATCCTGGCGCATCCGCTGGGCATGACCCAGGCGGTGTGGGACGACGTTCTGCCGGCATTACTGCCGCGTTATCGGGTGCTGACCTGGGATCTGCCGGGCCATGGTGCCAGTGAGGCCTGGCCAGCAGATGGTGGCGATATCACCCCGGCCGCGCTGGCCGCCGATGCTCTGGCGCTGGTTGAGCGGGCCGGCGACACGCGCTTCCACTTCGTCGGCACCTCCATCGGCGGCGTCATCGGCAAGCAATTGCTCTCCGAGCATGCCGATCGCTTGTTGTCGGCGGTCCTGACCAACACCGGGGCGGTGATCGGCAACGCCGAGCTGTGGAACACACGAGCGGGCCGGGTGCGCGACGAGGGCCTGGCGGCGTTGTCCGGAGAGATCGTGCCGCGCTGGTTCGCTGCCGACCTGATCAAGCGCGACCCGGCGCTGGCAGAGGGCTGGCGAACCATCATGGGGCGTGGCGATGCCGAATCCTATGCCCGGCTCTGTGAAATGCTCGGTCGCACCGACTTCCGCGGCAAGCTCAAGGCTGCTTGTTCCCAGCCCGGGGGAGTCGACGTGCACCTGCTTGGCGGGAGCGAGGATATGGCGACGCCGCCCGAGACTCTGCAAGCCCTGGCGGCCGAGTGCGGCGGTGCGCCGCTGGAGATCATCGAGAACCTGGGGCATGTGCCTTCGGTGGAGTTTTCCGAGGCGCTCGCCAAGCGACTGCTGCTGTGGATGGCCCCGGATCGCTCCCGGGTCGGCGAGCAGGGCGTGGCCTATGCCGAGGGACTCGAGACCCGCAAGCAGGTGCTGGGTGAGGCGCACGTGGCGCGCTCGACCGAGAACGCCACTTCGCTGGATGCCCCTTTCCAGCAGATGATAACCCGCCTCGCCTGGGGCGAACTGTGGGGCAACGGCGACCTGACCCGGGCCGAGCGCAGCATGATCACCACCGGCATCCTGGCCGCCCTGGGACGCGAGGAGCTGGAGCTGCATCTCAAGACGGCCAAGCGCATCGGCCTCAGCGAAGCCCAGCTACGCCAGGTGCTGATGCATGTGGCGGTCTACGGCGGTGTGCCGGCGGCCAACCACGCCTTCGCCTTGGCCAAGCAACTCGGCTGGGGCGAGACCCGGGAATGA
- a CDS encoding short-chain fatty acid transporter, with the protein MQAITNFSVRVVQRYLPSAFVLAVMLTAIVFVLGMAVGGESPQNMAHYWGDGFSNLFTFGMQMTLVLLTGYVLALTAPVQRLLTGLTRQANTPKQALVLTIVVSFVCYYLNWGFGMVAGAILAREMGRRVAVHFPLIVAAAYGGELVRGPSSSIPLVIATPDHFMEDAIGIVPVAETLYSVWNMALTAGLLGLLVLFFMLQKQPDKIVRLRVDSEDEQGKTAVDKSHQTPSDRIENSRWPTLFMGLLAAGYLLNKVVAQGFSINLNTIILVFLALGLLLHQNPASYLHAAEKAVHAARGIIIQFPLYAGIAGMMTSAGLVTQFSEAIISFATPATFPLLTFLSAGAVNFFIPSGGGQWAIQGPIMMEAAAALGADPAQTIMAFTWGDGWTNQIQPFWALPLLGVAGLSARDIMGYLVIWLGISGIAIVSTFVALAVFG; encoded by the coding sequence ATGCAAGCAATAACCAACTTTTCCGTACGGGTCGTTCAGCGTTATCTGCCGAGCGCATTCGTTCTGGCGGTAATGCTCACCGCCATCGTCTTTGTACTGGGGATGGCCGTTGGCGGAGAGTCGCCCCAGAACATGGCGCATTACTGGGGCGACGGCTTCTCCAACCTGTTCACGTTCGGGATGCAGATGACCCTGGTACTGCTGACGGGATATGTGCTGGCGCTGACGGCGCCGGTGCAGCGTCTGCTGACCGGATTGACCCGGCAGGCCAACACGCCGAAACAGGCGTTGGTGCTGACGATCGTGGTGAGCTTCGTCTGCTACTACCTGAACTGGGGGTTCGGGATGGTGGCCGGCGCCATCCTGGCCCGGGAGATGGGGCGTCGGGTCGCCGTTCACTTTCCGCTTATCGTGGCCGCGGCCTACGGGGGAGAGTTGGTGCGCGGCCCTTCGTCTTCCATCCCGTTGGTCATCGCGACGCCCGATCACTTCATGGAGGATGCCATCGGTATCGTGCCGGTGGCCGAAACGCTCTACTCTGTCTGGAACATGGCGCTGACCGCTGGATTACTGGGCCTGCTGGTGCTGTTTTTCATGTTGCAGAAACAACCTGACAAGATCGTCCGGCTGAGAGTGGACAGCGAGGACGAGCAAGGGAAGACGGCAGTCGACAAGTCGCACCAGACGCCGTCGGATCGGATCGAGAACAGCCGCTGGCCGACACTCTTCATGGGGCTTCTGGCGGCGGGCTACTTGCTGAACAAGGTTGTTGCGCAAGGATTCAGCATCAATCTGAATACCATCATCCTGGTCTTTTTGGCCCTCGGGCTGCTGCTGCACCAAAATCCGGCGAGTTACCTGCACGCGGCCGAGAAAGCGGTCCATGCGGCGCGCGGTATCATCATCCAGTTTCCGCTCTATGCGGGGATCGCCGGCATGATGACCAGCGCCGGCCTGGTCACCCAGTTCTCTGAGGCCATCATCTCGTTCGCCACGCCGGCGACCTTCCCGCTACTCACCTTTCTGTCCGCGGGTGCCGTGAACTTCTTCATCCCGTCGGGCGGCGGGCAGTGGGCCATTCAGGGGCCCATCATGATGGAAGCGGCCGCGGCATTGGGGGCTGATCCGGCGCAAACCATCATGGCGTTCACCTGGGGAGATGGCTGGACCAATCAGATCCAGCCCTTCTGGGCGCTTCCGCTGTTGGGTGTAGCGGGCCTGTCGGCACGCGACATCATGGGATACCTGGTGATCTGGTTGGGGATTTCCGGCATCGCCATTGTCAGCACTTTCGTCGCATTGGCCGTATTCGGCTAG
- the pcaF gene encoding 3-oxoadipyl-CoA thiolase — protein MSDAFICHPRRSAIGRFGGTLASVRPDDLAADIFKAVLAQAPGLAPEAIEEVFMGCANQAGEDNRNVARMSSLLAGLPPSVPGTTLNRLCGSGMDAVGTAFRAIKAGEMELALAGGVESMSRAPYVMGKAETAFARGQQIEDTTIGWRFVNPLMKKVYDTHSMPETAENVAEQFGISREDQDAFAARSQAKVAEAQQAGRFAEEIVAIEIPRRKQEPLVFDTDEHPRAGTTVEKLAKLPTPFKAEGGSVTAGNASGVNDGAAAMLVASQQAVEQYGLEPMARIVGMATAGVEPRIMGYGPVPAVRRLLARTGVSLDEIDVIELNEAFAAQALACMRDLGLEDDDPRVNPNGGAIALGHPLGMSGARLLMTAAHELQRTGKRYALCTMCVGVGQGIATLIERV, from the coding sequence ATGAGTGACGCTTTCATCTGTCATCCGCGCCGCAGTGCCATCGGCCGCTTCGGCGGCACCCTGGCAAGCGTGCGCCCCGACGACCTGGCCGCCGATATCTTCAAGGCCGTGCTGGCGCAGGCGCCCGGTCTGGCTCCCGAGGCGATCGAGGAAGTCTTCATGGGCTGCGCCAATCAGGCCGGTGAAGACAACCGCAACGTGGCGCGCATGTCGTCGCTGCTGGCCGGTCTGCCGCCTTCGGTGCCCGGCACCACGCTCAACCGCCTGTGCGGCTCCGGCATGGACGCGGTGGGCACGGCCTTTCGCGCCATCAAGGCCGGTGAAATGGAGCTGGCACTGGCCGGCGGCGTGGAGTCCATGTCCCGGGCTCCCTACGTGATGGGCAAGGCCGAGACCGCCTTCGCCCGTGGGCAGCAGATCGAGGACACCACCATCGGCTGGCGCTTCGTCAATCCGTTGATGAAGAAGGTCTACGATACCCACTCGATGCCCGAGACCGCAGAGAACGTGGCCGAGCAGTTCGGCATCTCGCGTGAGGACCAGGACGCTTTCGCCGCGCGCTCCCAGGCCAAGGTCGCCGAGGCCCAGCAGGCCGGTCGCTTTGCCGAGGAAATCGTTGCCATCGAGATTCCGCGTCGCAAGCAGGAGCCGCTGGTCTTCGACACCGACGAGCACCCGCGTGCCGGCACCACTGTCGAGAAACTCGCCAAGCTGCCGACGCCCTTCAAGGCAGAAGGCGGCAGCGTCACCGCGGGCAACGCCTCCGGCGTCAACGATGGGGCCGCCGCCATGCTGGTGGCCAGCCAGCAGGCTGTGGAACAGTATGGGCTCGAGCCCATGGCGCGGATCGTCGGCATGGCCACCGCCGGCGTGGAGCCACGCATCATGGGCTATGGCCCGGTGCCCGCCGTGCGCCGCCTGCTGGCGCGTACCGGCGTTTCCCTCGACGAGATCGACGTCATCGAACTCAACGAAGCCTTCGCCGCCCAGGCACTGGCCTGCATGCGCGATCTCGGGCTCGAAGACGACGACCCTCGGGTCAACCCCAACGGCGGCGCCATCGCCCTGGGCCATCCGCTGGGTATGTCCGGTGCGCGGCTGCTGATGACCGCCGCCCACGAACTGCAACGCACCGGCAAGCGCTATGCGCTGTGCACCATGTGTGTCGGGGTGGGGCAGGGCATCGCCACGCTGATCGAGCGGGTGTGA
- a CDS encoding CoA-transferase subunit beta, producing the protein MSSVDNHPEYTSSEMMTVTAARALENGTTCFVGIGLPSEAANLARLTHAPDVVLIYESGTLQTKPDVLPLSIGDGELCETALTTVSVPEMFRYWLQGGKVDVGFLGTAQIDRYCNLNTTLIGDYTAPKVRLPGGGGAPEIATNAGEVFITLKHSKRTFVDEVDFVTTLGFGRDGKGRDGVPNIGKGPTRVITDLCVMKPDPETKELVVVSLHPGVTAEQVQEATGWEIRFAETLESTPVPSARELDVLRELKERTARAHGGQ; encoded by the coding sequence ATGAGTTCTGTCGACAATCACCCGGAATACACCTCCTCCGAGATGATGACCGTCACGGCGGCGCGCGCCCTGGAAAATGGCACGACCTGCTTCGTCGGCATCGGGCTGCCGTCGGAGGCAGCCAATCTGGCGCGGCTGACTCATGCCCCCGATGTCGTGCTGATCTATGAATCCGGGACCCTGCAGACCAAGCCGGACGTGTTGCCGCTGTCCATCGGCGACGGCGAACTGTGCGAGACCGCGCTGACCACCGTCTCGGTACCCGAGATGTTTCGCTACTGGCTGCAGGGCGGCAAGGTCGACGTGGGCTTTCTGGGCACCGCCCAGATCGATCGCTACTGCAATCTCAACACCACCCTGATCGGCGATTACACCGCACCCAAGGTGCGCCTGCCGGGTGGTGGCGGCGCGCCGGAGATCGCCACCAACGCCGGTGAGGTGTTCATTACCCTCAAGCATTCCAAGCGCACCTTCGTCGACGAGGTCGACTTTGTCACCACCCTGGGCTTCGGCCGCGACGGCAAGGGCCGCGATGGCGTGCCCAACATCGGCAAGGGGCCGACCCGGGTCATCACCGACCTGTGCGTGATGAAGCCGGATCCCGAGACCAAGGAACTGGTGGTGGTGTCGCTGCATCCGGGCGTGACCGCCGAGCAGGTCCAGGAGGCCACCGGTTGGGAGATCCGTTTCGCCGAGACGTTGGAGAGCACACCGGTACCCAGTGCCCGCGAGCTCGACGTGCTGCGCGAGCTCAAGGAGAGGACCGCTCGTGCCCATGGCGGCCAGTAA
- a CDS encoding CoA transferase subunit A produces the protein MAEILSLHDAVARYVEDGATVAMEGFTHLIPFAAGHEIIRQGKRDLTLIRMTPDLVYDQLIGAGCARKVIFSWGGNPGVGSLHRLRDAVEKGWPHKIEILEHSHAAMACAFEAGAAGLPLAVLRGYVGSELPRVNDQIKFIECPFTGERLAAVPSVRPDVSIVHAQKADRAGNVLVEGIVGVQKEAVLAARHSIVTVEEIVDDLEAHPNACVIPGWAIDAISVAEKGSLPSYAHGYYPRDNHFYKEWDAIARDRDTFTQWIEDNVMNAGGNA, from the coding sequence ATGGCCGAGATCCTCAGCCTGCATGATGCGGTGGCACGCTACGTCGAAGACGGCGCCACCGTGGCCATGGAAGGCTTCACCCATCTGATTCCCTTCGCTGCCGGACACGAGATTATTCGCCAGGGCAAGCGCGATCTGACGTTGATCCGCATGACGCCGGACCTGGTCTATGACCAGCTGATCGGTGCCGGTTGCGCCAGGAAGGTGATCTTCTCCTGGGGTGGCAACCCGGGCGTCGGGTCGTTGCATCGCCTGCGTGACGCCGTCGAAAAGGGCTGGCCGCACAAGATCGAGATCCTCGAACACAGCCACGCCGCCATGGCGTGCGCCTTCGAGGCCGGTGCCGCCGGGCTGCCGCTGGCCGTGCTGCGCGGCTACGTGGGCAGCGAGCTGCCCCGCGTCAACGACCAGATCAAGTTCATCGAATGCCCCTTCACCGGCGAACGTCTGGCCGCCGTGCCTTCGGTACGGCCGGACGTTTCCATCGTGCACGCCCAGAAAGCCGATCGGGCCGGCAACGTGCTGGTCGAGGGCATTGTCGGCGTGCAGAAGGAGGCCGTGCTGGCCGCCAGGCACAGCATCGTCACCGTCGAGGAGATCGTCGACGACCTCGAGGCGCACCCCAATGCCTGCGTGATTCCGGGCTGGGCGATCGATGCCATCAGCGTCGCCGAGAAGGGCTCGTTGCCGTCCTACGCGCATGGCTACTACCCGCGCGACAACCACTTCTACAAGGAGTGGGACGCCATCGCGCGCGACCGCGATACCTTCACCCAGTGGATCGAAGACAACGTCATGAACGCAGGGGGTAATGCCTGA
- a CDS encoding class-II fumarase/aspartase family protein → MPDALIQHPFMSQSGLAASRDEDFVRAMLAFELALAETQEAEGAIPADVSRRMRACLESHDFDPSAIAEGVASGGNAAIPFVKAGRAALPDDLKPYWHLGATSQDVVDSALMILLMPRLERLDALLARCRRAALPLMEAHARTPMVGRTLMQQALPITFGVKVAHWALGLEQARRRLATLAEPGLPVQFGGAVGVHSGWETLGLTVMDGLAERLGLSAPVLPWHTDRQPIHALSTAFDGAAGAAEKLALDVSLMTQTELGEVAEPAGEGMGESSSMPHKRNPVRCAMIRGACRQIHGHTTVILNATAQPLERGLGEWHAEWAPLLDSALLLEGALEQAAVLLEGLEVHGEAMQRNLTVTGGAIMAEPVTRLLTPHLGTEQAKALAAEAAEQARQQRIPYADALEALMASRHGELSGEIGRADLEAATDPALYLGSSQAQVDRARAWLEDR, encoded by the coding sequence AGGACTTCGTCCGGGCCATGCTGGCCTTCGAACTGGCCCTGGCCGAGACCCAGGAGGCCGAGGGTGCCATTCCCGCCGATGTCAGCCGCCGCATGCGGGCCTGCCTCGAGAGCCACGATTTCGACCCGAGTGCAATAGCCGAGGGTGTGGCCAGCGGTGGCAACGCCGCCATTCCTTTCGTCAAGGCCGGACGAGCAGCGCTCCCCGATGACCTCAAGCCGTACTGGCACCTCGGTGCCACCAGTCAGGATGTGGTCGATTCGGCGTTGATGATCCTGCTGATGCCACGCCTGGAACGTCTGGATGCCTTGCTGGCGCGTTGTCGTCGGGCAGCGCTGCCATTGATGGAGGCCCATGCCCGGACGCCCATGGTCGGGCGTACCCTGATGCAGCAGGCGTTGCCGATCACTTTCGGCGTCAAAGTGGCCCATTGGGCGTTGGGGCTGGAGCAGGCGCGCCGACGTCTCGCCACCCTGGCCGAACCGGGGTTGCCCGTACAGTTCGGTGGGGCCGTGGGGGTGCATTCCGGCTGGGAGACTCTGGGGCTCACCGTCATGGACGGCCTCGCCGAGCGTCTGGGCCTCTCGGCACCGGTGCTGCCATGGCATACCGACCGTCAGCCGATCCATGCTCTGTCGACGGCCTTCGATGGCGCGGCCGGGGCCGCCGAGAAGCTGGCGCTGGACGTGTCGCTGATGACCCAGACCGAACTCGGCGAGGTGGCCGAGCCCGCCGGGGAAGGCATGGGCGAGTCGTCGTCCATGCCCCATAAGCGCAACCCGGTGCGTTGCGCGATGATCCGGGGCGCCTGTCGTCAGATCCATGGTCACACCACGGTCATACTCAATGCCACGGCCCAGCCACTGGAGCGCGGATTGGGCGAGTGGCATGCCGAATGGGCACCACTGCTCGACAGTGCGCTATTGCTGGAGGGCGCCCTCGAACAGGCTGCCGTGCTGCTGGAGGGGCTGGAGGTGCATGGCGAGGCCATGCAACGCAATCTCACGGTGACCGGCGGCGCGATCATGGCCGAGCCGGTCACCAGGTTGCTGACGCCTCACCTGGGGACGGAACAGGCCAAGGCCCTGGCCGCGGAGGCGGCGGAGCAGGCACGACAGCAGCGGATCCCGTACGCCGATGCGCTCGAGGCGTTGATGGCGTCGCGTCATGGTGAGCTGTCGGGCGAAATCGGACGGGCGGATCTCGAGGCGGCCACGGATCCGGCGTTATACCTTGGTAGCAGCCAGGCACAGGTGGATCGCGCTCGGGCTTGGTTGGAAGATCGCTAA